One window of Theropithecus gelada isolate Dixy chromosome 4, Tgel_1.0, whole genome shotgun sequence genomic DNA carries:
- the PLA2G7 gene encoding platelet-activating factor acetylhydrolase, with protein sequence MVPPKLCVLFCLCGCLAVVHPFDWQYLNPVAHMKSSAWVNKIQVLMAAASFGEAKIPKGNGPYSVGCTDLMFDHTKKGTFLRLYYPSQDDDRLDTLWIPNKEYFWGLSKYLGKHWLMGNILSLLFGSVTTPANWNSPLRPGEKYPLVVFSHGLGAFRTIYSAIGIDLASHGFIVAAVEHRDRSASATYYFKNQSAAEIGKKSWLYLRTLKEEEEIHIRNKQVRQRAKECSQALNLILDIDHGKPVKNALDLKFDMEQLKDSIDREKIAVIGHSFGGATVIQTLSEDQRFRCGIALDAWMLPLGDEVYSRIPQPLFFINSEYFQYPANIIKMKKCYSPDKERKMITIRGSVHQNFADFTFATGKIIGRMLKLKGDIDSDVAIDLSNKASLAFLQKHLGLHKDFDQWDCLIEGDDENLIPGTNINTTNQHIVLQSSSGTEN encoded by the exons ATGGTGCCACCCAAATTGTGCGTGCTTTTCTGCCTCTGCGGCTGCCTTGCTGTGGTTCATCCTTTTGACTGGCAATACCTAAATCCTGTTGCCCATATGAAATCATCAG CGTGGGTCAACAAAATACAAGTACTGATGGCTGCCGCAAGCTTTGGCGAAGCTAAAATCCCTAAGGGAAATGGGCCTTATTCCGTTGGTTGTACAGACTTAATGTTTGATCACACTAAAAAG GGCACCTTCTTGCGTTTATATTATCCATCCCAAGATGATGATCGCCTTGACACCCTTTGGATCCCAAATAAGGAGTATTTTTGGGGTCTTAGCAAGTATCTTGGAAAACACTGGCTTATGGGCAACATTTTGAGTTTACTCTTTG GTTCAGTGACAACTCCTGCAAACTGGAATTCCCCTCTGAGGCCCGGTGAAAAATACCCACTTGTTGTTTTTTCTCATGGTCTTGGAGCATTCAG gACAATTTATTCTGCTATTGGCATTGACCTGGCATCTCATGGGTTTATAGTTGCTGCTGTAGAACACAG AGATAGATCTGCATCTGCAACTTACTATTTCAAGAACCAATCTGCTGCAGAAATAGGGAAAAAGTCTTGGCTCTACCTTAGAACCctgaaagaagaggaggagatacATATACGAAATAAGCAG GTACGACAAAGAGCAAAAGAATGTTCCCAAGCTCTCAATCTGATTCTTGACATTGATCATGGAAAGCCAGTGAAGAATGCATTAGATTTAAAGTTTGATATGGAACAACTAAAG GACTCTATCGATAGGGAAAAAATAGCAGTAATTGGACATTCTTTTGGTGGAGCAACGGTTATTCAGACTCTTAGTGAAGATCAGAGATTCAG ATGTGGTATTGCCCTTGATGCATGGATGCTTCCACTGGGTGATGAAGTATATTCCAGAATTCCTCAGCCCCTCTTTTTTATCAACTCTGAATATTTCCAATATCCTgctaatatcataaaaatgaaaaaatgctacTCAcctgataaagaaagaaagatgattaCAATCAG gGGTTCAGTCCATCAGAATTTTGCTGACTTCACTTTTGCAACTGGCAAAATAATTGGACGCATGCTCAAATTAAAGGGAGATATAGATTCAGATGTAGCGATTGATCTTAGCAACAAAGCTTCATTAGCATTCTTACAAAAGCATTTAG GACTTCATAAAGATTTTGATCAGTGGGACTGCTTGATTGAAGGAGATGATGAGAATCTTATCCCGGGGACCAACATTAATACAACCAATCAACACATCGTGTTACAGAGCTCTTCAGGAACAGAGAATTAG